The genomic region GGACTTCGACGCGGTGACCCGGGAGTGCCTTGCGCAGGCGAGCGCGGTGCTGGACATGGGGACCGGGGGCGGCGAGCGGCTGCTCCGGTTCAGCGAGCTGTTGCCGTCGGACACCACGGCGACCGAAGGCTGGCCACCGAACCTCCCGATCGCCCGGGAAGCACTGGCGCCGTACGGGATCGAGGTGGTGGCGTTCGGGCAGCCGGACGACGAGCCTCGGCCCGTGCCGATGCCGTTCGCCGCCGGCCGCTTCGATCTGGTGGTCAACCGCCACGAGTCGTACCACCCGGACGAGGTCGCCCGCGTCCTCGCAGCGGGCGGGGTGTTCCTCACCCAGCAGGTCGGTGGTGACGAGTTCGGCGAGGTACGCGAAGCGTTCGGCGTACCGGCGGCCGCGGCGCACGTTCAGTACACCCGGTTCCGCAGCGCTCTGGCCGCAGCAGGCCTCGATGTCCTCCATGGCGCGGAGAGCATCGACCACTACGTCTTCACGGACGTCGCGGCGTTGGTGGCCTATCTGCAGCTCGTACCGTGGGAGGTGCCGGACGACTTCAGTGTGGACCGGTACGCCGACACTCTTCTCGCCCTGCACGCCCGAGGTCCAGCCGCCGGCGAGCCCCTCCTGGTGACCCGCAAGCGCTTCTGGCTGATGGCCCGAAAGTCGGGCTAGACCGAACTCGGCGTGGTGGGCGGGTAAGTCGGGTGCGGATCGCGGGTCGGTGGTGTGTGATCGGGGCATGACGATCGAGACGGGTACGCCGGACGTTGCCGGGCTGGACCGGGTGGTGGAGCGGCTGGGGCAGTGGCAGGGCGTGGACGGTGTGGTGCAGCTGCACCCGGGGGACCTCGGGTGGTTCTGGCGGTTCGGGGTGGAGCACACGGCGGGTGCGGTGCGGACCTGGCAGCGGGACGGGGAGATCCTCGCGATCGGGCTGCTGGACGAGCCGGACATGCTCCGGCTGGCGGTCGCGCCGGACGCGCTGCGGGACGACGACCTGGCGCAGGCGGTCGTGGCGGACGCGGCTGACCCGGCGCGCGGCGTACTGATCGAGGGCAAGGTGTACCTGGACGCGCCGATGGAGTCGCGGGTGCAGGAGTTGCTGTCCGCGGCAGGCTGGGAGGCGGACGACCCGTGGCAGCCGCTGGTCCGGGATCTCGCCGCGCCGGTGGAGGACCCGGGCATCGCGGTCGAGGTGGTGACGGCGGAGTCGGCGGCGGTGCGGACCGCGGTGCAGCGGGCGTCGTTCGACGGGTCGACTTTCACCGACGAACGCTGGCACACGATGGCCGCCGGTACGCCGTACGCGCGGGCGCGGTGCCTGCTCGGCCGGGACGCGCAGGGGGAGGCCGTGGCGGCGGTCACGGTGTGGTCGGCGGGGGAGGGGCGGATCGGACTGATCGAGCCGATGGGCGTGCACCGCGACCACCGCGGCCGCGGCTACGGCCAGGCGATCACCGTCGCGGCGGCCGCGGCGCTGCGGGAGCTGGGTGCGTCGAGGGCGATGGTGTGCACGCCCAGTTTCAACGTCGGAGCCGTCGCCACCTACCGCGCCGCGGGCTTCGAGCCGCTGGCCGAGATCCGCGCCCGGTCCACGGACCGGACGACGGACGCGGTGTAGCCGGAACGGCGACGGCTCCGAGGTGAACCGGGCGACGACGGCTCCGAGGTCAGCCGGGCGACGAAGGCTCCGAGGTCAGCCGGGCGACGACGGGGTTCGTGCCGTCGGCCGCCCGGCGACTCTGGTAGGAATGGCGCATGTCGTCGCGTGACCGTTGGCTGGAGACCGGGCTCGCCGTTCTGGCCGACGAGGGCATCAAGGCGGTCACGATCGAGCGGCTCTGCGACGACATCGGCTTGAGCAAGGGCAGCTTCTACCACCACTTCGGCGGCGCGGGCGGCTATCACACGGCGCTGCTCGCGTACTTCGAGGAGCGCGAGACCGCCCGCTACGTCGCCGCCGCCGAGGCCGTGCCGGCCGGCGACGCCCGGGCCCGGCTGGACCACCTGAAGGCGCTGGTGGCCGGTTCCGACGACAGCGCCGCGCTGGAACGGGCCGTACGCGCCTGGGCCGCCCAGGACGGTGTCGCCCGCGAGGCGCTGGAGCGGATCGACGCCCGCCGAATCGGTTATCTGCAGCAGCTCCTGGTCGAGATCACCGGCCGCCGGGCGGAGGCAGCCGATCTGGCCCGAATCGTCTACCTGGTGCTGCTGGGCAGCTACCACGTCCTGCCGCCTGTCCCGCTGAAGGACGTCGAGCGGCTCTGGACCCGCATCCTCGCGACCACCTGAGCGCGCCGTACCCCCACTGCAGCGGGTGACTTGCCGAGGCGTACCATACCAAACAGTATGGTTTGGGTGAAGAACGACGAAAGGGGACGGCGATGTCGACGCTGAGCCGGTGGGTACCGCGGTTGGTTTTCGGCCTGGGGGTGGTCCACGTGGTGTACGCCGTGGTCGAGTCGCCCGGCATCATGCGCGACATGGTCACGGCCGGGGTGGTGAACGCGTCGAGCGACATCCACCGCGACTACGTGACCTGGTTCTTCATCGGCGGACTCGCCACCCTGATGATCGCCGCGGTTGCGCGCTGGTCGGTCCGAGTGACCGGGACCCTGCCGGCCGTGCTGGGGTGGTGGATGGTCGGCATCGGCGGGCTGGACACCGTCCTGGAACCGGTGGGCGGGGGCTGGATCCTGCTCCTGCTCGGCGCGCTCACCGTGTACGACGCCCGCCGCCCTCCGGTGGCACGCGCCGTGGCAGGCGGCGACGGCCGCCCGCTGACCGGCGAGCGGCCCACCGACGAGGGGCCAAGCGACGAGCGGGCGACGGCCTACTGATCGGCGGCGACCGGCCCGTTGACGCTCGGCGCCCGGAGCGTCAGCGCGCCCGCGCGGGACCGGCCTCGTCGGCCGCCCGGAGCACGCGCAGGATGTTGCCGCCAGCAAGCTTCGCCAGATCCTGGTCGGACCACCCGCGGTCCGCGAGGGCGTAGAACAGCGACGGGTACGACGCGACGTCGGGCAGCCCGACCGGGAACTCCGGGCAGCCGTCGTAGTCCCCGCCGATGCCGACGTGGTCGATCCCGGCCACCTCGCGAACGTGCTCGACGTGCGTCACCACGTCGTCCAGCGTGACCTTCGGCGCCGGTACGGCGTACGCCTCGCGCAGCTTCTTCCGGTCGGCCGGCTTCAACGGGTCGAGCCCCTGGTCCGCCGCGGCCTCGCGCGCGCCGGCGACCCAGTCGACGAAGGCCTGCGAGACGAAGTACGGGACGAAGGTGACCATGCAGACGCCGCCGTTGCCGGCCAGGGTCTGCAGTACGTCGTCCGGCACGTTGCGCGGCACGTCGCACACGGCGCGCGCGGAGGAGTGGCTGAAGATGACCGGCGCGGAGGTGACCCGCAGCGCGTGCCGCATGGTGTCGGCCGACACGTGCGACAGGTCGACCAGCATGCCGATCCGGTTCATCTCCGCCACGACCTGCTCGCCGAAGTCGTTCAGTCCGCCGAGCACCGGCTCGTCGGTGGCGGAGTCGGCCCAGGAGACGTTGTTGTTGTGCGTCAGGGTCATGTAACGCACACCGAGCGCGCGCATGATCCGCAGCACGCCGAGCGACTCGCCGATCGAGTGGCCGCCCTCCATGCCCATCAGCGACGCGATCCGGCGCTCCTTGAAGGCCGCCTCGACGTCGTCCGCGGTGGGCGTCAGCGCCATCGACTCCCCGAACCGCTCGACCAGCCGGTGCACGAAGTCGATCTGCTCGAAGGTCCGGCGGACCGCGTCGTCGTCCTGCGGGACCCACAGCGACCAGAACTGCGCCGCGACCTGGCCGAGCCGCAGCCGCGGCAGGTCGGTGTTGAGCTGCGGCACCGACACGCTCAGGTCGTGGGCGTCGAGGTCGTAGCCGCACAGCTCCCAGAACGCGATCGGCAGGTCGTTGTGGCCGTCGATCAGCGGATTCTCCTGCAACAGCGCCTGCACGCGCGCCACACTCGTCGTCATCCCCACATCCTGTCAGGCCCGGGCCGGCGGCGCGCCGGGAAACCGTGCCCCCGCCCGGGTCCGCAGACGGCCCTGCTGGTCAGCTCTGTCCCCGGGCTGGGGGACAATGGGCCGGTGAGTATCGAGGAGCTGACCTTCGACGCAGCCGGGCTGATCCCGGCGGTGGTGCAGCAGTACGACACCCGCGAGGTGCTGATGGTCGGCTGGATGAACGCCGAGGCCGTCCGCCGTACCGCCGCGACCGGGCGGAGCACGTTCTGGTCGCGCAGCCGGCAGGAGTACTGGGTGAAGGGCGAGACCAGCGGTCATCGCCAGCACGTGCAGCAGATCCTCGTCGACTGCGACGCCGACACCCTGCTCGTGCTCGTCGACCAGGAGGGCCCGGCCTGCCACACCGGCACCCGCAGCTGCTTCGAGCACGGCGAGATCGAGGTAGCAGTATGAGCGCGACCCCGGACCTCGAGACCTTTCGCGAGTACGCGAAGGACCGCCGGGTCATTCCGGTCACCCGGCGGCTGCTGGCCGACGCGGAGACGCCGATCGGTGTCTACGGCAAGCTCGCGGCCGAGCGTGAAGGCACCTTCCTGCTGGAGTCGGCGGAGAACGGCGGCGTCTGGGCGCGCTACTCCTTCATCGGGGTCGGCAGCGCCGCGACGCTGACCGAGCGCAACGGCGAGGCCGTCTGGACCGGCAACCCGCCGGTCGGGCTGCCGCAGACCGGTGACCCGCTGCGGGCGCTGCGCGAGACGCTGGAGATCCTGCACACCCCGCGGCTGCCCGACCTGCCCCCGCTGACCGGCGGCATGGTCGGCTTTCTCGGGTACGACGCCGTGCGCCGGCTGGAGAAGTTGCCGGACACAACCGTCGACGATCTCGGGCTGCCCGAGCTGACCTTCCTGTTCGCCACCGACCTGGCCGCGCTCGACCACGAGACCGGCGAGATCTGGCTGATCGCGAACGCGGTGAACTGGGACGACTCCGACGAGCGGGTGGACGAGTCGTACGCCGACGCCGTCCGCCGGCTGGACGCGATGGAGCGCGACCTGGCCCGGCCGACCCCGTCGTACGTGGTGCGGGCGGACCGGGACGCGCAGCCGGAGCCGCACCGGCAGCGGTCCAGCGCGGAGTACCAGGAGGCCGTCGAGCACGCCAAGGAGGAGATCCGGGCGGGCGAGGCGTTCCAGATCGTGGTGTCGCAGCGGTTCGAGCTGGAGAGCACCGCGAGCGCGCTGGACATCTACCGGGTGCTGCGCCGGTCGAACCCGAGCCCGTACATGTACCTGGTCCGGCTGGACGGCTTCGACATCGTCGGCTCCAGCCCCGAGGCGCTGGTCAAGGTCACCGACAACAAGGTGATCCTGCACCCGATCGCCGGCACCCGTCGCCGCGGTTCGACGCCGGAGGAGGACCACGCGCTGGAGGAGGAGCTGCGGGCCGACGCCAAGGAGCGCGCCGAGCACCTGATGCTGGTCGACCTCGGCCGCAACGACGTCGGCCGGGTCTGCGCGCCGGGCACCGTCGAGGTGGTCGACTTCATGGACGTCCGCCGCTACAGCCACGTGATGCACCTGGAGTCGACCGTGACCGGGCGGCTCGCGGCCGGCAAGACCGCGTTCGACGCGCTCACCGCGGCCTTCCCGGCGGGCACGCTGTCCGGCGCGCCGAAGCCCCGCGCGATGGAGATCATCGACAAGCTGGAGGTCACCCGGCGCGGGGTGTACGGCGGCGTGGTCGGCTACCTCGACTTCGCCGGCGACGCGGACACCGCGATCGCGATCCGGACCGCCGTGCTGCGCGGCACGACCGCCTACGTCCAGGCCGGCGCCGGCATCGTCGCGGACTCCGACCCGGCCGCCGAGGACGCCGAGTGCCGGACCAAGGCCGCCGCGGTGCTCAACGCGATCGCCGTCGCCGGCACCTTCACCGAGGTGTAGGGAGTGCGTTCCCAACGCTTGGTCGACCTGCTCGCCGTGGTGGCGCTCGTGCTGCTCGCGCTGTCTGCGTACCTGACCTGGTCGACGGCGGATCCGGGCAGCGGCCGGCCGGCGGTCAGCTTCACCGGCTACAGCGTCACCCGCGCGCCGGTCACGCTCGCGCTGGCGTCGCTGGTGGCCGTGGTGGTCACCAAGCTCGCCGGTACGGCGCTGCGCCGGGTGCTGTCGGCCTTGGTCCTGCTCATGGGCGTCGCCGCCGTCGGTGTCGCCCTGCAGGTCCGGCCGGATCTGCAGGAGCTGGGGCGGCTGCGGCCGGAGCTGAGCCAGGCCGTGACCGACACCGTCGCACTGAGCACCGGACCGGCTCCGTGGCTGGCGCTGGCCGGAGGAGTCGCGCTCGTCGCGGCCGGCCTGACCGGGCTGGCCACGGCCCACCGCTGGCGTCGCCCGACCCGGCGTTACGAACGTGATCCGGCCGCCACGCCCGCGGATCAGTGGAAGGCGATCGACGCGGGTGAGGACCCGACGATCTGATCGCGGCGGGCTACCGCCACAATAGGACGGACGACGACAGGGAGTGCACAGGCGATGGACAAGACGAGCACGGATCAACCGGCGACGTACGAGAGCGAAGACGCTCACGCAGGCGGCCTGCACGGCAGCACTCCGGCGGCCTGGACCGCCGTGGTCATCGTGCTGGTGGGCTTCACCCTCGGAGCCATCGCCATGGTGATGGGCCCGAACTGGGTGCTGTTCTGGATCTCCGCCGCGATCGCGGTAGCGGGCGGTCTGGTCGGCAAGGTCATGCAGCTGCTCGGCTTCGGCGCCAAGTCCAGCGACCGTTCCTGACGACAGGACCACGACATGACTGTGCTTGACGACATTCTCGCCGGGGTCCGGGAGGACCTCGCGGAGCGCCAGGCGCTGGTCAGCCTGGACGACCTGAAGCTGGAGGCGCAGCGCAAGCCCGACGCGAAGGACCCGATGCCGGTGTTCCGTGGCGACGGGATCGCGGTGATCGCCGAGGTGAAGCGGTCCAGCCCGTCCAAGGGCGAGCTGGCCGAGATCTCCGACCCGGCCGCGCTGGCCTCGGAGTACGAGCAGGGCGGGGCGGCCGCGATCTCGGTGCTGACCGAGAAGCGGCGCTTCGGCGGCAGCCTGGAGGACCTGCGCGCGGTGCGCGGCCAGGTCGACGTGCCGGTGCTGCGCAAGGACTTCGTGGTGTCTTCCTACCAGTTGTGGGAGGCCCGCGCGGCCGGTGCCGACATGGTGCTGCTGATCGTGGCGGCGCTGGAGCAGGAGGCGCTGGTCTCGCTGATCGAGCGGGCCCACTCGATCGGCCTGTGCCCGCTGGTCGAGGTGCACGACGAGGAGGAGACCCGGCGCGCGGTCGACGCCGGCGCCCAGCTGATCGGCGTGAACAACCGCAACCTGAAGACGCTCGCGGTCGACCGCAGCACGTTCGCCCGGGTGGCGCCGGTGATCCCGTCCAACCTGGTCCGGGTGGCGGAGTCGGGCGTGCGCGGCCCGCATGATGTAATCGAGTTCGCGCGCGCCGGGGCCGATGTCGTCCTCGTCGGTGAAACCCTGGTGACCGGCAGCGATCCCCGCTCCTCGGTCGCCGATCTGGTCGCTGCCGGATCGCACCCCGCCATCCAGCAGCGTCACTGAGACGGAGAACCCTGCTCGGCAGGGTCCGGATCGTCCCGCGGGTTCAACTCAGGTTGGGCCCGCGGACCGGTTTTCGGGCCTGGGCCGGCCGGGATCGGAAGGCGAAGAGATGACCACACTGCTGCCCGACCAGCTCGGGCACTTCGGCCGTTTCGGCGGCCGGTTCATGCCGGAGGCTCTGATCGGCCCGCTGGACGAGCTGACGGCCGCCTGGCAGAACGCGATGGCCGACAAGACCTTCACCGACGAGTTCGAGCGGATGCTGCGCGAGTACGCCGGCACCCCGAGCCTGCTGTACGACGCGACCCGGCTGTCCGACGTCGCCGGCGCCCGGATCCTGCTCAAGCGCGAGGACCTCAACCACACCGGCGCCCACAAGATCCGCAACGTGCTCGGCCAGGCGCTGCTGACCAAGCGGATGGGCAAGTCCCGGGTGATCGCCGAGACCGGCGCCGGTCAGCACGGCGTCGCCACCGCGACCGCCTGCGCCTACCTCGACCTCGAGTGCGTGGTCTACATGGGCGAGGTCGACACCGAGCGGCAGGCCCTCAACGTCGCCCGGATGAAGCTGCTCGGCGCCGAGGTGATCCCGGTCAAGACCGGCAGCCGGACGCTGAAGGACGCCATCAACGAGGCGCTGCGCGACTGGGTCGCCAGCGTCGACAACACCCACTACCTGCTCGGGACGGCGGCCGGCGGCCACCCGTTCCCGGCGATGGTGCGCGACTTCGTCCGCGGCATCGGCGACGAGGCCCGGGCCCAGTCGCTGGAGCTGCTCGGCCGGCTGCCCGACGCCGCGATCGCCTGCGTCGGCGGCGGCTCGAACGCGATCGGCCTGTTCGCCGCCTTCGTACCGGACACCGACGTCAAGCTGTACGGCATCGAGGCCGGCGGCGACGGCTACGACACCGGCCGGCACGCGGCGACGATCACGGCCGGCCAGATCGGCGTGCTGCACGGCGCCCGGTCCTACCTGCTGCAGGACGACGACGGGCAGACCATCGAGTCGCACTCGATCTCGGCCGGGCTGGACTACCCCGGCGTCGGCCCGGAGCACGCCTGGCTGGCCGAGACCGGCCGGGCGGCGTACCGGCCGGTGACGGACGCGGCCGCGATGGAGGCGCTGCGGCTGCTGGCCCGGACCGAGGGCATCATTCCCGCGATCGAGTCCGCGCACGCCATCGCCGGTGCGCTGGAGGTCGCCCGCGAGCTCGGTCCGGAGGCTGTGCTGCTGGTGAACCTGTCCGGCCGCGGCGACAAGGACATGGACACCGCCGGCGAGTGGTTCGGCCTGATCGACGCGAAGGACCTGCAGGCATGAACGAGGTGATTGCCCTCGGCAACGCGGGGCGCGCGATCCGGAAGGCCCGCGACGAGGGCCGCGCCGCGCTGGTCGGCTACCTGCCGGCCGGCTACCCGACGCTCGGTGACGGGGTGGACGGGCTGAAGGCGCTGGTCGACGGTGGAGCCGACGTGCTCGAGATCGGCCTGCCGTACAGCGACCCGGTGATGGACGGCGTGACGATCCAGCGCGCCACCGAGACCGCCCTGGCCGGTGGCCTGCGCACCCGCGACGTGCTCGCCACGGTCGAGCAGGTCGCGGCGTACTCCGACGTACCGGTGCTGGTGATGACGTACTGGAACCCGATCGAGCGGTACGGCGTCGACCGGTTCGCCACCGATCTGGCCGCGGCCGGGGGAGCGGGGCTGATCACGCCCGACCTGATCCCCGAGGAAGGCGCGGAGTGGATCGCGGCGGCCGACAAGCTGGACCTGGACAAGGTGTTCCTGGTCTCACCGTCGTCCACCGACTCCCGGATCGCGCTGACCACGGCGAACTGCCGGGGCTTCGTCTACGCGACCGCGGTGATGGGGGTCACCGGTGCCCGCGAGCAGGCCTCCGACCTGGCCGCGCCGCTGGTCGCCCGGACCAAGGCGACCACCGCGCTGCCGGTCGGTGTCGGCCTCGGCGTCTCCAACGCCGACCAGGCCGCCGGCATCGCGGCGTTCGCGGACGCGGTGATCGTCGGAGCGGCGCTGGTGAAGGCGATGGGCGACGGCGGGCCGACCGGCGTCCGGACGCTGACCGAAAGTCTGGCCGAGGGCGTACGACGGGAACCGACGGCCGTCGCCGGTCGTTAGTACGCCCGTGAGTCGAACCAGGAACGCGGCCGTCCTGCTCGCCGCGGTGGGGCTGCTGGCCCTCGCGGGCTGCGGCAACGGAGCCAAGCAGGAGGCCGACAACCCCGGCGGCGCCGTGATCCGCACCACCGCCGCCGACCCGAACGGGTTGCGCGGCGCGGTGCTGGACCGGCCGTACGCGTTGCCGGCGGCATCGTTGACCGACACCGGCGGCAACGAGTTCAACCTGCGGACCTCGACCAAGAAGCCGGTCACCCTGGTCTTCTTCGGCTACACCAACTGCCCGGACGTCTGCTCGACCGTGATGGCCGACGTCGCCTCGGCGCTGACCAAGCTCGACCAGGGCGTGCGCGACGACGTCCAGCTGCTGTTCGTCACCACCGACCCGGCGCGCGACACCGGTCCGGTGATCCGCAAGTACCTGGACCGGTTCGACCCGGCGTTCACCGGACTGACCGGCTCGCTGACGTCGATCAAGGACATCGCCAAGGCGGTCGGCGTACCGGTGGAGGGCATGAAGAAGCTGCCGTCGGGCGGTTACGAGGTCGGCCACGGCGCGCAGGTGCTCGGCTTCGGCAAGGACGACAAGGCCACCGTGCTGTGGCTGTCGAACGCCGCCATCGGCGATCTGGCCCACGACTTCGGCAAGCTCGTGGAGCAGAACCGGTGAACCAGCGGTCCGGGCCCCGGTGGGCCTCGACCGCGACCCGGCTGGTGCCGGGAGCTGTGGTGCAGGTCCGCCCGCTCGGTAAGTTCCCTCTGGAATCGGATCCATCGACAGGAGTTACGGCGTCGTGAGCAAGAACAAAACCCGGGTGAACCCGCTGCTGGAGCCGAAGAAGCGCCGGATCGGGCCCGGCGTCGTCATCGTCGCGATCCTGCTGCTCGCCCTCGCCGCGGGCGTGGGCGTGCAGTACTGGCGCAGCAACTCCGGCGTCGAGGTCACCTCGACCGGCGGCACGGAGCCGGCGGTGATCACCGGGCCGGGGACCGCCGGCAAGGGCGTCACGGTCGGCAAGGCCGGCGCGAAGACGAACATCGACCTGTTCCTGGACTTCCGCTGCCCGCACTGCAAGGAGTTCGAGGACCAGTCCGGCGAGGCCATCAACAAGCTGGTCGACGACGGCACCGCGACGGTGACGTACTGGCCGCTGACGTTCGTCGCGGACGCCTCGCCCCGGCTGGGCAACGCGTTCGCCGCCGCAGCCGCGGAGGGCAAGGCCCGCAGCTACGCCGACGAGATGTACGCCGACTTCGCGAAGTCCTGGACCACCGACCAGCTGGTCGAGCTGGGCAAGAAGCTCGGCATCGACGACGCGGCGTTCGAGACCGCGGTGAAGGACAACACCTACGCCGGCTGGCTGGAGTCGGTCGGCAAGGAAGCCGCCAATCGCAAGGTCGAGGGCACCCCGGCGGTCTTCGTCGACGGCAAGATGCTGCCCGAGGACCAGCTGAACCCGGCCGGCATCACCGCCGCGGTCGACGCGGCCGGCTGATTCCCGGTGCCTGCCGCTGCGACCGAGTCCCCATCGTGA from Kribbella flavida DSM 17836 harbors:
- the hisI gene encoding phosphoribosyl-AMP cyclohydrolase, with the translated sequence MSIEELTFDAAGLIPAVVQQYDTREVLMVGWMNAEAVRRTAATGRSTFWSRSRQEYWVKGETSGHRQHVQQILVDCDADTLLVLVDQEGPACHTGTRSCFEHGEIEVAV
- the trpA gene encoding tryptophan synthase subunit alpha, which codes for MNEVIALGNAGRAIRKARDEGRAALVGYLPAGYPTLGDGVDGLKALVDGGADVLEIGLPYSDPVMDGVTIQRATETALAGGLRTRDVLATVEQVAAYSDVPVLVMTYWNPIERYGVDRFATDLAAAGGAGLITPDLIPEEGAEWIAAADKLDLDKVFLVSPSSTDSRIALTTANCRGFVYATAVMGVTGAREQASDLAAPLVARTKATTALPVGVGLGVSNADQAAGIAAFADAVIVGAALVKAMGDGGPTGVRTLTESLAEGVRREPTAVAGR
- a CDS encoding TetR/AcrR family transcriptional regulator gives rise to the protein MSSRDRWLETGLAVLADEGIKAVTIERLCDDIGLSKGSFYHHFGGAGGYHTALLAYFEERETARYVAAAEAVPAGDARARLDHLKALVAGSDDSAALERAVRAWAAQDGVAREALERIDARRIGYLQQLLVEITGRRAEAADLARIVYLVLLGSYHVLPPVPLKDVERLWTRILATT
- a CDS encoding anthranilate synthase component I, whose product is MSATPDLETFREYAKDRRVIPVTRRLLADAETPIGVYGKLAAEREGTFLLESAENGGVWARYSFIGVGSAATLTERNGEAVWTGNPPVGLPQTGDPLRALRETLEILHTPRLPDLPPLTGGMVGFLGYDAVRRLEKLPDTTVDDLGLPELTFLFATDLAALDHETGEIWLIANAVNWDDSDERVDESYADAVRRLDAMERDLARPTPSYVVRADRDAQPEPHRQRSSAEYQEAVEHAKEEIRAGEAFQIVVSQRFELESTASALDIYRVLRRSNPSPYMYLVRLDGFDIVGSSPEALVKVTDNKVILHPIAGTRRRGSTPEEDHALEEELRADAKERAEHLMLVDLGRNDVGRVCAPGTVEVVDFMDVRRYSHVMHLESTVTGRLAAGKTAFDALTAAFPAGTLSGAPKPRAMEIIDKLEVTRRGVYGGVVGYLDFAGDADTAIAIRTAVLRGTTAYVQAGAGIVADSDPAAEDAECRTKAAAVLNAIAVAGTFTEV
- a CDS encoding GNAT family N-acetyltransferase; protein product: MTIETGTPDVAGLDRVVERLGQWQGVDGVVQLHPGDLGWFWRFGVEHTAGAVRTWQRDGEILAIGLLDEPDMLRLAVAPDALRDDDLAQAVVADAADPARGVLIEGKVYLDAPMESRVQELLSAAGWEADDPWQPLVRDLAAPVEDPGIAVEVVTAESAAVRTAVQRASFDGSTFTDERWHTMAAGTPYARARCLLGRDAQGEAVAAVTVWSAGEGRIGLIEPMGVHRDHRGRGYGQAITVAAAAALRELGASRAMVCTPSFNVGAVATYRAAGFEPLAEIRARSTDRTTDAV
- a CDS encoding DUF6463 family protein, whose amino-acid sequence is MSTLSRWVPRLVFGLGVVHVVYAVVESPGIMRDMVTAGVVNASSDIHRDYVTWFFIGGLATLMIAAVARWSVRVTGTLPAVLGWWMVGIGGLDTVLEPVGGGWILLLLGALTVYDARRPPVARAVAGGDGRPLTGERPTDEGPSDERATAY
- a CDS encoding Trp biosynthesis-associated membrane protein, translating into MRSQRLVDLLAVVALVLLALSAYLTWSTADPGSGRPAVSFTGYSVTRAPVTLALASLVAVVVTKLAGTALRRVLSALVLLMGVAAVGVALQVRPDLQELGRLRPELSQAVTDTVALSTGPAPWLALAGGVALVAAGLTGLATAHRWRRPTRRYERDPAATPADQWKAIDAGEDPTI
- a CDS encoding class I SAM-dependent methyltransferase, which produces MDDTEELVRRWRAEETGPPGGWDFSALDGRVREPELPWDFDAVTRECLAQASAVLDMGTGGGERLLRFSELLPSDTTATEGWPPNLPIAREALAPYGIEVVAFGQPDDEPRPVPMPFAAGRFDLVVNRHESYHPDEVARVLAAGGVFLTQQVGGDEFGEVREAFGVPAAAAHVQYTRFRSALAAAGLDVLHGAESIDHYVFTDVAALVAYLQLVPWEVPDDFSVDRYADTLLALHARGPAAGEPLLVTRKRFWLMARKSG
- a CDS encoding dipeptidase produces the protein MTTSVARVQALLQENPLIDGHNDLPIAFWELCGYDLDAHDLSVSVPQLNTDLPRLRLGQVAAQFWSLWVPQDDDAVRRTFEQIDFVHRLVERFGESMALTPTADDVEAAFKERRIASLMGMEGGHSIGESLGVLRIMRALGVRYMTLTHNNNVSWADSATDEPVLGGLNDFGEQVVAEMNRIGMLVDLSHVSADTMRHALRVTSAPVIFSHSSARAVCDVPRNVPDDVLQTLAGNGGVCMVTFVPYFVSQAFVDWVAGAREAAADQGLDPLKPADRKKLREAYAVPAPKVTLDDVVTHVEHVREVAGIDHVGIGGDYDGCPEFPVGLPDVASYPSLFYALADRGWSDQDLAKLAGGNILRVLRAADEAGPARAR
- the trpC gene encoding indole-3-glycerol phosphate synthase TrpC, with amino-acid sequence MTVLDDILAGVREDLAERQALVSLDDLKLEAQRKPDAKDPMPVFRGDGIAVIAEVKRSSPSKGELAEISDPAALASEYEQGGAAAISVLTEKRRFGGSLEDLRAVRGQVDVPVLRKDFVVSSYQLWEARAAGADMVLLIVAALEQEALVSLIERAHSIGLCPLVEVHDEEETRRAVDAGAQLIGVNNRNLKTLAVDRSTFARVAPVIPSNLVRVAESGVRGPHDVIEFARAGADVVLVGETLVTGSDPRSSVADLVAAGSHPAIQQRH
- a CDS encoding DsbA family protein, whose product is MSKNKTRVNPLLEPKKRRIGPGVVIVAILLLALAAGVGVQYWRSNSGVEVTSTGGTEPAVITGPGTAGKGVTVGKAGAKTNIDLFLDFRCPHCKEFEDQSGEAINKLVDDGTATVTYWPLTFVADASPRLGNAFAAAAAEGKARSYADEMYADFAKSWTTDQLVELGKKLGIDDAAFETAVKDNTYAGWLESVGKEAANRKVEGTPAVFVDGKMLPEDQLNPAGITAAVDAAG
- a CDS encoding HGxxPAAW family protein — its product is MDKTSTDQPATYESEDAHAGGLHGSTPAAWTAVVIVLVGFTLGAIAMVMGPNWVLFWISAAIAVAGGLVGKVMQLLGFGAKSSDRS
- the trpB gene encoding tryptophan synthase subunit beta, which produces MTTLLPDQLGHFGRFGGRFMPEALIGPLDELTAAWQNAMADKTFTDEFERMLREYAGTPSLLYDATRLSDVAGARILLKREDLNHTGAHKIRNVLGQALLTKRMGKSRVIAETGAGQHGVATATACAYLDLECVVYMGEVDTERQALNVARMKLLGAEVIPVKTGSRTLKDAINEALRDWVASVDNTHYLLGTAAGGHPFPAMVRDFVRGIGDEARAQSLELLGRLPDAAIACVGGGSNAIGLFAAFVPDTDVKLYGIEAGGDGYDTGRHAATITAGQIGVLHGARSYLLQDDDGQTIESHSISAGLDYPGVGPEHAWLAETGRAAYRPVTDAAAMEALRLLARTEGIIPAIESAHAIAGALEVARELGPEAVLLVNLSGRGDKDMDTAGEWFGLIDAKDLQA
- a CDS encoding SCO family protein; its protein translation is MSRTRNAAVLLAAVGLLALAGCGNGAKQEADNPGGAVIRTTAADPNGLRGAVLDRPYALPAASLTDTGGNEFNLRTSTKKPVTLVFFGYTNCPDVCSTVMADVASALTKLDQGVRDDVQLLFVTTDPARDTGPVIRKYLDRFDPAFTGLTGSLTSIKDIAKAVGVPVEGMKKLPSGGYEVGHGAQVLGFGKDDKATVLWLSNAAIGDLAHDFGKLVEQNR